A window of Glycine soja cultivar W05 chromosome 2, ASM419377v2, whole genome shotgun sequence genomic DNA:
GAATTTCCGGTAGATATTTGGTGATAATCAAGAAAGTGGAGGAAAAATTGTAAGCAAGTATATTGTTTGAAAACAGAAAGGAAGGAAACATTCCAAGTTTCTAACTGCATAACGTCGGATGGAAGGAAACATTCCAAGATGATAAAgttcaaataaatttgatataaaatatgataaactGCGGGTAGAGCCAAAAAGCCACAAATTAGAAACAAAGAATGACcatatttatctaaaattatttttattgttcacCATTGGCTACCTCAAAACTCATCAGTCCCTTTCTAAACAAAGCATATTGacctcaaaaatcaaaatagtcATGGTAAAAAATAAAGACTCTGCAAAGCATTAAATTTCTCTTCCTTGGGAAGCAACTAATAATATCGTAGACATAGCTCACTGGTTGCTAACcgcaaaagaaaatacaaaacacTTGGATTACATTGGAGGCCTCCCAGAACCAAGCAGCTGACCAATTAGATTAGTCAcctagccaaaaaaaaaaaaatctccttaGACAATAAGACAATCACTATTTGCAGTTTCCCATTATTTCAAAAGCAAAAACCATATTGAAGTCAAAACATTGTAATCCACAAGTACTAAAACCCCACTAAGATTTCATCCTAAAACATCTGTCTGAGAAACTATCTTAAAGCATAATAGAGTTTGATGAGAAAAAAAGGATAACTAATATACAACTCAAACCAGCGCCAGTGATAGATCCAAAAGTAAACTTAAGTAACATCTTACATGCCAATATTTTGAAACACAGCGGTCAATGCAACTATTTTCACCCATATTTAGCTCAGACTCCTTGTACCTGAGATGAAAAAGTGGTAAACAGATATTATCATAACATTCACATTGAGCCATAATCAAAATAATGCAACAGCAGATAACTCTTGAGAAATAAGAAACTAATCTCCAAATTGTCAAATTGACTGGACTGGATGACATTTGAAGGGCATCAAACATGACACTTTCTCAAGCAGATTATGCAATCAGAAGAGTTTCCCTACCTATTGTCAACACACTTATTGAAACAGGTCTGGGTCATCCTGAATggtaaaaacaacaaaaggttAGCCAAATGTATTATTATGCAAACAACAAATCTCATAAAACAAATGCAGTCAGATTCTACATTGTACTTGCTTACAACAGCAAACAATATCAAGGCAAGCAAGAGCAGGGAAACCTACTTGTTGAATAATTCGACCCTATATTCCATCTCCTTTTCAGCCATTCCAAATATCTGCTCCATAACCACATGAATTATAGAAACACatccaaaaacaagaaaaactaaataatcaaataacacccaaaaaaacaaatttaaacttGGAACCACATTGGGGTATCAAATTAACAACATCAACCACCAGATCAGTTTTACCAGAATTGGAGGAAGAGAAAACAATGCCTACCTGTTCTTTATCAAAGGCAGAGGGCGAGATGTTGGAAGCCATTGTACCCTGAAAAtcccctaaaaaataaaatgatgaatTCAGATCACGAAAATCAAGGATTACAGGAAGACAAGAAAGTTTTCTGAATATTCAGAACTAAAATATACGATTGAAGTTTGATAAGAGATTTTTGTGCAACTTAATAGTATCAGGTTAGTAAACAACACTGTGAGTGTGTGTAATATCAAATTCTTTAAATGAATTTGTATATACTATTCGATATTTCTATATATTATAGTCTTCATttattatcttaattattttgaataaataattattgctTAGGGAGATGGGATGTGTTGAGGTTATTGATGTTGTACCATGAGACTATTGGACTATAAGACAACATCAGTAAGATGATAGGCTATTAGAATTGGATTAGTGCTGAAGGGTTGAGATAATTTGGATAAGAGAGAGCATCACCATGTAGATTTTCATTATTTCTAATAGATTAAACCAAAGACGAGAACAAGAACAACTAAACATGTAGGGTTTCTTAATAACCTCCAAAAACTtggaacaaaatgattgagaagCAAATGAGTCATAGCACTAATTTATTGATTGAGTCATTCACCATTCCACCTATCAGGTCCTAAACTTTCCCATTATGTGAAATTTAGGCCAATAGAAACAATGTGAACTGAAAAGGTTTTCAAAAAGGCCATTAACTAAAGTTTAGGCCAGTACCAATATATCCTACAACCCAAATTCGAGGCTAAAATCCCCAACTAACTTGGGGAAATCATTCAACTCCATTCTCATAGACATAATTTTTTCAAACTTAAGGATTGAAATCCTAACAAGTTTGTAAGTACATGCATAGGTGACACTGAACAACAAAGAGATTAAAAAGGGTGAACATCACAACATCAGCAGCTCGATGATGGAAAACTGAATAACAGAACAAAGATTAAGTAACATTCCAATTGAAAGTTAAGGTTCCTGTCCCCCTTTTTCCCTCCTAATCTAGAGTGAGTCACACacgatttttcttataaaaaaaaacgctGCGTTAACAAATTCGGTCTTCAATTCCAAATCCCTTACGCTTTGAAGAAAGCGGAGTTGAGGAAACAATGAAAAGAATATGAGAAAAAGAAACTTACAATGGGCCGAGTTGAAGTGTTGAATCTCGATTCACAACACAACACACAGAGGCCGAGAGGGTTAACaaagacagagagagagagagcgcgAACAAGTGAGAAGCTTAGGCTAGGGTTcagaaaagatgaagaaaaagtgaTAAAATTGTGGAAGAATGAACTGAAGAAGAatagtttattaattatataattgatgtttttaattataattaaaagtttaattaattattaaaaattcaatcattttttaattatttaataagaagatttaaatatattttttatcctttgagtatttttttcgtcttttaaatttaaaattatttttttagtcttaaaatggataaaatattatttttaatctttctgTTGTGAATCtatgattcaaataaaaaataacaaatttaaaatatgatttttgatgattaaaaattatcataattaaatcattaaaaattcATCAACtgatttaattaatattgttgaTGTTAAGATTGCAGTAAATAATTGTTTGAAATTGTCaccaacataaaaaattaacgttctcaatttaaaatgtgcATGTAGATCCGCATCATTTTTCCTTTCTGCGCCTTTTGGGCTGTTTAACGTAATTTTGGTGCTGGATGTGGCTAAATCATGGGGTCATCTTTACGTTTGAGGGATTAAAAAACATCAGTCTAAATACTGATTGATTTATGTAAGTACAACTACCCTGCAATATTTTTTGCATGTATAATTGAATTGTACGTATACCACAGTAATAATAAATTAGCAGACGCAAGACCAACTACAACTCCCACATttccactctttctttttggcaaTTTCAGTTCTGGAACACATTTTTGCAAAGCAAGGGAATCTGTAATCTTGTGTGCTTGGAATAAGAGGTTTTATAATGATTCATTCCAAACCAAAATTAGGATAATATTGCTTCATGTTCTACTTTGATGCTAAGAAAATTTCACTTTCACAAGATGAGACTTAAACCTAACAATTATGTAGCTAAATTTCTCTCCTCTCTTTCCGTCTTGTCCTTGTAATAAATTTGAAACTTGCATGTTCGCTTGCTAAAGAGGGAGGCAAGATCTTTTGAGCTTTGCACCAAACGCTGGTTCTTAAAAGGACATCTACGGAACATAAAATAGGTTTTACAGAAGCTCAACAACAAGGGCAGATGCACCACCTCCACCGTTGCAAATGCCACCAACTCCGTACTTCCCATTCTTCTGCTTCAGTACCTGCAGGTGATGACTTTTAGATTAACTTAATGGAAAAATAACATTCAGAATTGCGGAAAGATCCATACATAGAAAGTCACAATTATAAGTTACTTAAAATATTAGATGATCactgaaaaaaaatcttattttgtgTTGTAATACCATTCATATAAGATCAAATGATCAAGATTTGTTCATTTCACTCTCACAATAAACTACTTCCCCAGATTGTCaatgtaatttattaaaaatatagaaagaaaaaaggaacaaaataataaaattattacattatcTTTTTGAATAATTGAACATaaggaatttaaataattaaactaagaATTTAAGAGATGAGCACTATGATAGACTTTTTTTATACAAACACAAGGCAATCTTTCAACATGCATGCTAttatatattgtaaaataatCGAAGTTATGAACTGAGCACATACCCCCAAAAGTGTCACCAGAATGCGAGCACCACTGCAACCAAGAGGATGACCCAGTGCAACAGCTCCACCGTGTAAGTTTACTTTTTCCTGCAAAATAATAGTTACTTgagtaaaagaaataaatggaaGGGTACATCCATTAATGGTCACAATGAAGCTAAATTATGGATTATAGACAAATTTTAACATGTTCTGCACTGTGCAAAGAGGGGTTCTGGACCTACAACAGCATGCACTCTTCAAGACAGACAATTGGAAATAGTTTATTATACATACACTAAAGGATTACAACTTTCACACAGTGACAAGGGGAAAAACTCACCGAGTTAAGTCCAAGAAGTTTCTGATTTGCAAGAGCCACAACCTACAGACAGCAATAAGAAGAATTAAAATTCACGGCATCATGAGTTGAAAAATGACTACAATtaaaaatgacatgaaatcCTACCGCAAAGGCttcattaatttcataaaaatcaatttgcGAAGTCTCCAACCCTGCCTTGGCAATAGCTTTGGGAATGGCAAGGGATGGAGCTGTTGTAAATAACTCTGGTTCCTGCACAGCTCAACCTCATATGAATATGaaattatactaataatacATCAAACACTAGAAATAATgtgaataaaatgattttttctacttcttattttttatagtcTGAAGATGTagttcatatttaaaatatattttatgtaccTGAGCAGCATCAGCATATCCAGTGATTTTTGCAATAACTTGAAGCCCAAGCTTCAGTGCCTTCTCTCCACTCACCAAAACTAGTGCAGCGGCACCATCACTGTTAGCAAGAGCATTttcattcacacacacacacacactaggAAAAAAGTTAAGcaaatttcaataatatattaacCTTATGCTGGAAGCATTGCCAGCAGTAACAGAACCTCCagtctccttgaaacttggccGAAGTTTGCGTAACTTGGCAGCATCAAACTGGCAtaggaaaaggaaaatataacAATATATTGATTTGTATTCAACTGCAAGTATACACAAAACTAATGACTATAGTAACTAATTTGCAGCTAGAAGTAACATACATATAAATGTTGTTCATGtgaagagaaatttttttataaattccaATCCCCACTCTTGATTAATTATTAACCTTAATGGAAGTATTTAGAAAAGATATCATGCGATATCTATATTCTCATGCTTAGAAAacctataaaattttaatactcaGGTATTATTGGGTAAACATGCGTTTTCGTAGGCTCACCATATTTATACAAGAACAAGTATTTACAATGGTTCAAGTTATTTATATGGTTACCTTTCCTAGGCCTTCGTCCTTATCAACAACTGTTGATGGTCTTCCCCTTCCACCAGAGACTTCAACTGGAGCAATTTCCCATGAAAAAGCACCACTTTCTTGGGCAGCAATTCCGCGTTCAAAACTCTGAACTGCATAGTTATCCTGAGGGGAAAACAGAGACGTCAACAAAAAATCTACAACAATGGTCCTGCCGAAACCTTTCTGAACggaaattaatcataaaatacCTGGTCATCTCTTGTTAATGCATGGTTATCTGCACATAGCTCAGCACAGACTCCCATGCCAACATCCTTATAGACATCCCACAAACCATCTTTCAACATCCCATCAACAAGTGAATCATGTCCAAGGCGTGATCCTTTCCTGAACTTTTAGTATTGAATCAGTTTATTTCAACACAAGAACTAATCATAAGGAGAGTGTTGAATAAAAGGCAATATTGACCTTGCTTCAGCCAGGTACTTGGGTACATTAGACATGCTTTCCATACCACCAGCCACAACAACATCATTTATGCTTAATTGAATACTCTGTGCAGCAAGCATTGCAGCTGCAATAACCAGAACAAGTTTAATATCCTtttcctatattttttaaacaaaatacaaagaaacaaatagaattaattttataataaacaaacCTTTCATTCCTGATGCACAAACTTTGTTAACAGTAGTACAGATTACTGAATTGGATATTCCTGCTCCAAGAGCAGCTTGTCTTGCAGGAGCTTGCCCCAAATTAGCACTAAGAACATTCCCGAAAAATACTTCTTCCACAAGGGATGGATCAACATTGGCCCTTTTAAGAGCAGCTGCAGATGAACGAAAAATATGTAAACACAAATAATTCAAATGCAATGTAATAAGCACTGACATAGGTTTCCAAAGACATAGTTACCTTCAATAGCTATAGAGCCTAGCTTGGTGGCAGATAGAGATGACAGGGTACCAAGAAATCCACCCATTGGTGTACGTGCAACACCAACAATGCAAACATCtatagaaatcaaacatatGAAGTCAACTAGCAAATAAAAGGGTATAAAAACACTCTCTATATATAAAAGCCAAAATGTTTGATGAAAGACCTCTTGGCTTGATTGAATCTGAAGATGCTGCTGCTACTGGAGCCATTGATGGATGAAAATGGAATCTGCAATCCAAAAGATTAAATACGGACACATATAGGTATAATTCTCAAGCTAACATGCAAAATCTTTGAGAACAAATTCCATGTACGATCAGAAAATGCATAGCAGAAATTGATCCCATAATATTTAACCATTcagaaatttgaaaagaaaagaagcagGTGGAGATTATAGGAATGTTCCTCCTAGGTTGTTTctgatataaatagaaaaataggaaCAGATAGTAAAGCAAAAATGATAGTGATGTGGTCGTAAGAGAAACGCGGATCTGATAAAGTGTTGAGCAAAGAAGAAGCTTACGAGAGATAGCTCGGCTGTCGTCGTTCCAAAACCAAGGACAAGTGAAGAATGCTCCCACCGTGTTGCCGAGCAAGCCAAAATCAATTTGCCAATTACTCTTCTTTTTCCCAAGTTTTTCTGCTCGACCATGATTCATGAATATGATTCAATAAACAAGTTAcacgatttttattttttttaaatttaaaaataataatgttcactatttagtaataaaatttgaatcttCCAACCCAATcccatcaatttttaaattaattgtttcttttttttattggtgtGTGATTTATTGAATGCCAACACCCctagtttttataatattatataataataaattaacttttacaATGGTTATCTTTTATGTCATATttattatcatgattttttattgattaatattataaaaaaatttaaaacttaatttataaaatgatatgaTGATAAATatgacataaaaaataattattataaaaatcaattaatttattatacactaaaaaaaatcctttacattaactttttttagactatttacttcaatttgtttcttttcctctctttttttttcttacattctTTTGGCTTAGGCGACTATGTTAATTTACGGTCGATAACGTAATGATGTTACCAAGAAAGGCAACACAATTGTTTGATAGCATTCTGATTAAGGTGTGTAAAAAAAGCTTTGCTAAGATagataaaattcattttgattttgtataaaagaattatttttaaatttccgGTTGAAAAATATCTTCATGCACATGAAAAAAATCGATTACAATGGTgtcttcttaaaaataaattgatgatTAGTTTAAGGTAATTTCATATACAAGAGTGATTAGTGAATTGGTGATGTTGTTGGTACAGAGCACTGTGCGTGGGGAGCAAAGGCAAGTAGTTGAATAGAGATgataagttaattaaatttggAATCCGGTGCATGCGATGTAcactaattgtttttttatttttcgtatAAAGTCACACGTGCACTCTCAGAGCCACCTACCAATAAACTAAACTAAGTGCATACATATAAACTGTAGGCCTAAAATTAGTTCTGTCTGCTTGGGGTGGAATATCATTTGGTTTACCAGTGTCACATTAAAAATACCTAACAtacaaattttgtaattggaaTGAATAAGAAATTAAGTCACATAAGATTCATTGGAAGTTTTGAAATAGGTGATTTGTATGGGTGGATAGTGTTAAGCTTGATCTAGCATAAGAGATACATGACTTGTTTGATATCTATGATCATAACCCCTacataatttgtttatatttagtaTTAACCAGGTCATTCAAAATGATCCGTCAAGTAACAAATAACAATTATGTGATGGAGTACCCAATCAATTGCTTATCAAGTTTAGCTATTAAAAGGATTTGAAATACACGGTTTAAAGCAATTTACCTAAAGgccttttttttgtgtttgataAGATTTTTGAGAAGTTTATAAGTTTATTCgactaatttataaattattttgatcagataaattaactaatttaaaagtttttaatttttcagttcCTAATTTATGTCTTATGAACTTTCACTTAGCTTATAACATGTCTTTAAAGGAATGGTGGATGTTCTAGTGAGAATAAAGTCTTACAATGAGAATAAAGTCTTACAATTTGTTTGGTAgctatgaataaataaataaaagagggaaaataaaaataaatgagaaatatgAGTTGTtacaagagagaagagaaatagaaaaatgtgaaatacacatctttctttttctttgcttaACCATAGGAAAAGAACATTAAACTACTTAGAAATGAGAAAGTATGACAATTAATTGCCGTGAAAAATAATTGATTCTAAATAGTAAgaggtttaaatatcttttttatcattctaattaacatttttatttttgtttttacccctataaatttatttattttttatttagtctttatagaatatgttaattatattttttattttaaaatcacttTAGATAATAGTTTTTTAcggttcaaaatattttttatagttaaaagtGTTATTTAAAGTACTTCAaagatcaaaaaataaaataaacatattttataaagattaaaatgatttttttatggtgacaaaaaaaaactaaattacaagcaaaaaatatatttaagacatAATAAGATTGatttattgtgtttttttttgacacattaTTTCCTTATTTCTCTTAAATCAAATACTGATATTTCAGATAGATGAATTAAGCTTCCCTACATTTTTGCTTCTTgagcattgtttttttttttcatttctggttttgtaatttttttcgttttaattcctataagatgtgattattttattttttatttttcaagtactttagacaatattttataactgtttaatgtattttttttactgtttatctaaaatactttaaaaataaaaaacaaaatatcataatttataatgactaaaaaaaatttacaaaaaaaattaaaaaaaattacatgatcaaaaatatatttaaatctttaaattaattttaattttattttcctatttttatttattctatctCTCACTTATTATTGTTTTCTCCTTACAAACACACCTGGAAGATTGCACAATTATTCAAGTTATGGAAGAACCCCAAGGGGGATAAGCGTCCACATTCGCCCACACCAAgaataactttaatttaattgagaatCTTAATTGCAGGTCCTATAAATAAACAGTCACCCCAGGCATTTGTTTGTGGGTAGAGATAAACCCTAACCTTGTGAGGAGGAAAGTGAGACAAACCAACTTGATTGATTTCCGATACTAACCAATCTCATATTGATGTAATTTATGCTTCCATTGTGGGATTATGATAAATGCGGAAAGGACCAGTGGGAGGAATCTGTCTGAGAAATTGTAGCCATTGAAAGTGTTGAAGCATTCGGAGCCtgcttttaatttgatttgctTGGGGACAAACAAAGTTTTAATTTGGGGGTTTTGacaactgctaaataattgtattttgataatagaaaataaggcaaaattgtctttaaaaataattatttagcagttatttgcgcttaaatattaaagaattgatgttttgttgaattttggctgcagatataaaaattggaggtgtaacaagcaaagaagcaagaaaaattgaagaatataAGAAAATCTAAAGCAGGCCCAGCCCAATACGTGCGCTGAGCGCGCGTCACGCGCTAAGCCCGCGATCCAACAGAAGCTCGCGCTAAGAGCCCACTTGAGCCGCTATAAACTATACATAGAGAGCCAGCCCAAGGGACAAAAGACACCACGACAGAACCCTCTCCTagggtttcatttactccctctcttttttttcacccATTCTCGTTGTAAAACCGGTCATGAGCCCCACCTAGACGCTCTCGGGAAAGGATAACTTCTGATAGaacaagaagagaagaaaagatatcataataaaatcattgctaggcatagagtgattgcattatgcttatgcgtcaaagcaaacatctagaattagaacttcatggcATTTGAGGGATAGATAAGTAAAATAGgcttgccattttttttttatctaaatcttttatctttcttatcTTTCACTTCTCtaatcttcttcctttttttttttttttaattttatctttaatcttttcctttatcttctaattttatcttttcttatcttctatctttttctattttttattttaaatttattatctcttaggttgtaaattgggtttgcattaatataagtacaaacaaagtccctgtggattcgacactcggacttccttGTGAAAAGTTGGTACACTTGCTAACCTAGTCAACAAATTTTTGGCGCCGGTCATTGTCTTTCTcaattttgggtgaaaaaaaaatctgggAAAGAGAAATAGAAGGAAGGACGAATAAAAATATGGTAGTGTGATgtaaaaagaatcaaaataaataaaatggaagaaaaaacgtctaaaaaaaattttaattatctatGCACTTTACACGTTTTTCtcctctaattaaaaattaacaattccaTGACAAATtaaccattattttttaaaataaaataattgattatctgaattattttaattagaaaaaagacaaataatatCAGTTTTCATACATACTTTACCTGATCTTTCTTTTATGAACGaactttccttttttatgaaCGAACTTTCCTTAGCTGATGAGTTTTATTTCTTAAACGCATCTTGTTTTGGTCCTCActgtctaaaataaaaatagcataATGCAGCTAAAGAaccctattttataaaatcaaaagttatttaagattaattttgtttttgttcgtCATGAtattaataagaaatatttaCGGTTGgaattagtaattaatttatgtCAAAAACCATAAATATACCCAAAgtgaatatttcttttatttttatatataagattcaattatcaaatttattaagattaaaaaaaatattaacttagttaataataataaatttatttaaaatttatatttttttaaaattatccttatcattgatatttttttctcttctaatgagttatcaatacattttctttatttttataatgaaaaatatttttaatctaaaaaaaattactacaaaaaatattatagattaaattttataaaaaaataaataatattttaaataaacaaaaaaggtaTTTACTTAtcgaaataatttatttcatttccaACCTGATTTAAATACTACCTTAGCCTACGAACCAACTGCTGAGGACCCACAACCATGCACTTATTTCGTTCACTTCCTAGGAAAATCCAGTTGCAAACAGGAACAGAAGTTGCTTAAGTCAATAAATAATTGATACGTGAgtcatttaatgttatttttgcaACCACATATCACTTTTTTAACGAGAAATACAGAAGCAAAATATGGATAGGAGTTTGCTTAAGTAAACAAATAATTGATACATCAGTCATTTATTATCTTGCAACCCCATGTCACTCTCTTGCACGTAGGTTTTggctatattttgttttttataattttcatattttttaatatttttattcttgctCGGACTGTTAACCCATTTACTGAGATAGATTTTGTTTAATCATATTTCAtcctaaaataattatcatcctaagttattttatataaattaagaaaaaataataaaaaaaatgaaaaaaataataattttataaaattaatcttacatcattaatttatttttaaattttatagttgattattaaatatataaaagtataagtgaaaaaaataattaatattacattaaaaaaaattaaaataataattattttggatttttttcttaGGAGTAGATATATTACGGTCCAACACAAGCTTTACCACTTTATGATCTTTTTGACGGAGTGTACTTAGAAAactatatgatttttttctctGTCTTGAAGCCATGAAATGCCTTGTATTGTAGTGACATCATATCCAATCATGTTTCTTTAAACTTCGTGAAATTTGCTATGCTTGTGTAATTAAAAAGATTGAAcgattacaaattacaaataagaaaatgaaaatgaggacaactttacacaagtttgaaagaATTGAATTTGTTGGTAACCATTTATATCATTTTCTCAAACTTATCAAGCATTTTTACCCTTTGCATGGATCTGACAAATAGTGTCATAAAAATACCTGCACATCGAAATGCTATAT
This region includes:
- the LOC114403768 gene encoding mitochondrial import inner membrane translocase subunit TIM10-like, producing the protein MASNISPSAFDKEQIFGMAEKEMEYRVELFNKMTQTCFNKCVDNRYKESELNMGENSCIDRCVSKYWHVTNLIGQLLGSGRPPM
- the LOC114403775 gene encoding acetyl-CoA acetyltransferase, cytosolic 1; amino-acid sequence: MAPVAAASSDSIKPRDVCIVGVARTPMGGFLGTLSSLSATKLGSIAIEAALKRANVDPSLVEEVFFGNVLSANLGQAPARQAALGAGISNSVICTTVNKVCASGMKAAMLAAQSIQLSINDVVVAGGMESMSNVPKYLAEARKGSRLGHDSLVDGMLKDGLWDVYKDVGMGVCAELCADNHALTRDDQDNYAVQSFERGIAAQESGAFSWEIAPVEVSGGRGRPSTVVDKDEGLGKFDAAKLRKLRPSFKETGGSVTAGNASSISDGAAALVLVSGEKALKLGLQVIAKITGYADAAQEPELFTTAPSLAIPKAIAKAGLETSQIDFYEINEAFAVVALANQKLLGLNSEKVNLHGGAVALGHPLGCSGARILVTLLGVLKQKNGKYGVGGICNGGGGASALVVELL